CTAGACAAATATAACGGCTTGACTCGTAAGCACCCCTATTTTTCAACTATTCTCGGCCTCAATCACTTTGTTTGCCTCGGTGCTGTGGGCCCTGACTATCCATATCTCACAGAGCTTCTCGGCAATTATATCAAGATCCACAGCTGGGCGGACAGGATGCACTACGAGAACACAGGCGAATTTATTCGCCGCGGCATTCAAAACCTGGTCAGCCTCGGCGGAAGCGCGTTCGCTACGTGCCTTGCGTGGCTCTCCGGCTTTGCGACGCACGTAGTTACGGATTCGGTGATTCATCCTGTGGTGAACGCGATCGTGGGGCCCTATATCTTCAACAAGACAGAACATCGTCACTGTGAGCTTACACAGGATACGTACATATTTCACGAGATTAAAGGCATCGAGCTTAACTATGGTCAGTATGTCGGTCTGTTCCGTATGTGTTCTGGCACGGGAAGCACGATCAACGGCGACCTCGGCCGCTTCTGGAGCGATACGCTCAAAGCGACTCACCCGGCAGCCGTCCAACATTTCGACAAGATAGATCCTGACGCCTGGCACAGGAACTTCCTCTCCAGGATCAGCTCTGCTGCTGATCCGGTACCTGCGTTTCGCCATTTCGAGGAGGAGACTAATCTGAGCTACAAGAAAACGGGCGAGATCACGCCGGAAGAGAGGACCCGTTTTGTAGACCAGGTGAAGCTTCCGGCCGGCAGATCAGGTTCATTCAGAACAGATGCATTCGATAAGGCAGTTGCCGCGGTCGTCGACGTGTGGGGCCGTCTCTTCGCCGACATC
This genomic interval from Syntrophorhabdales bacterium contains the following:
- a CDS encoding zinc dependent phospholipase C family protein, giving the protein MAGTFTHWMVVEEALDKYNGLTRKHPYFSTILGLNHFVCLGAVGPDYPYLTELLGNYIKIHSWADRMHYENTGEFIRRGIQNLVSLGGSAFATCLAWLSGFATHVVTDSVIHPVVNAIVGPYIFNKTEHRHCELTQDTYIFHEIKGIELNYGQYVGLFRMCSGTGSTINGDLGRFWSDTLKATHPAAVQHFDKIDPDAWHRNFLSRISSAADPVPAFRHFEEETNLSYKKTGEITPEERTRFVDQVKLPAGRSGSFRTDAFDKAVAAVVDVWGRLFADIQNRNPDGSSAYIKNWNLDTGVNEDRPDYWS